The Leptospira andrefontaineae genomic sequence AGGGAGAACCTGGACTTGATATTGGAGATAAAATTTCAGTCCAAGAGATCAGAAATTCATTTAAAGAAAGAAATCCAGCACTGATCCGAAAACGTATTTTGGAACTTTTAGATTCAATGAAATCTACTAAAAGTAAAAAGGGGATGGATCCGAGGATCCAAAACTCTTTTTCGAAAATATCGGAAGAGGATTCCTCACTTACTGAAATTGCAAAAGGTTTGCGATTATCCCAAAGTAGATTCAGACATTTATTCAGAGAAGAAACAGGAATTACTTTTTCAGAATATAGGATCTGGACAAAGATCAGAAAGGCGATCTTATATTTATCCACCCATCCCCAATTGGTGCAAGCGGCTCTCGAGGGTGGGTTCTCGGACCAGGCACATTTCACTCGTATCTTTAAAAATTCATTTGGACTTCGACCTTCCGACTTTTTCCAAAAAGAAGAAAATTTTGCTCCAAGATTTTTTCCGGACTAGCCTCAAAATTCAAGACCTTCTACCCAAGATATTTTATCCTTCTTCCTAGTTATTGGAGAATTAGATGAATTGGATCATGCCTAAAGATTGGAAAATCAGATATAAAAATGAATTAGATCTTTCTACAAAATACAAAGAAGAAGGAAATCTAAAAGAAGCCTGGAAATATTTAGAAAGGGCACACTTGATCGGGCAATATTATCCAATTCCTCATACTGAAATTCATTTCAGAATGTTATTATTCGCAATCGAACAAAAAAATAAAAAAGAAATTTTGGGACAGCTAGTTAGAGTTTCATTCGGCTGGCTCGGTTCCTGGTTGAATAGAATTCCAGTAGGGAATACGGGAGGAGCAAATGTCCCAATCTTCCAACCCATGCCTATACCAGGAGATTTATTGGATATACTTTCGGATGCGGATCAAACTTCCAAAAGTTTATCCGGATTAAAAAAGAAATGATTCATTCGAAAATTCTTATGGACTCCAGCGAGGATAAAGATCTATCTCTCTTCCTAAAAGTCTGAAAATTCTAGTAGCCATAAAATCTCCCAGATCCTCTAAACTTTTAGGCATTTGATAAAAACCAGGAGATGCAGGAGCAATGATCGCACCTGCATCGTGAAGAGCTAACATATTCTCCAAATGGATACGATTATAAGGAGTTTCTCGAGGAACTAAGATGAGCTTTCTTCTTTCCTTCAAAGTTACATCAACCGCTCTTTCAATTAAGTTTTCAGTGATCCCAGTTCTGATTGCTGCTACAGTTTTCATGGAACAAGGGAGCACCACCATCCCATCCCAAATATTAGAACCGGAAGCTATATCAGCACCTATATCTTCGAATTTTCTAAGATGAAATTTATGAATTTGTTTTGGATTCCATTTTTTTCGTACAAACTCTAGGACATCTTCGCCTGTTTGTACGTTTGTCTCATATTCTTCTTTAAAAACTCGGATAGAAGCAGGGCTTGGAACAAACCAAGTCTCTCCGGGTATTTCCATAAGTGCTTTTATAAATCTGGCAGCGTAGATAGAGCCACTGGCTCCAGCCATTGCAAATACCAATCTTAATGGTTTTTCCTCACTCATCTTAAATCCTGGAAAATAGAGAAACTAAACTAAGGCCCGTTTCTGCCAAAATACCTAAAAAGATCACAAGGGAGATCCAAGAATGGATCTGATAAAAACTAGGTGGAAAATTTCCGTCTTTGTTTTCGGAAGCGATCTTTTGTTCTCTAAACAATAAATATGCTACAAATGCTAAAAATACCCAGAAAGCTCCATTAAAACCTGCGTACCAGGCAGCAATCGTTAAAAAGGATATAGAAAGAATATGAGAAATTCTTGATATTATGAAAGAATTCTTTTCGCCAAAACGAGCAGGAACCGAATGTAACCCTTCTTTTTTATCGAATTCTCTATCTTGCAGAGCATAAAGAATATCGAACCCTGCCAGATTGAATGCAAGTCCTAAAGTCCAAAATCCTGCGATCCAAGAAAACTCCTCTCTAATTGCGATCCAAGTTGCAAGAGGTGCCAAACCGATCGTCAAACCAAGATAAAAATGGCATAAAAAAGTAAAACGTTTTGTATAAGAATAAGTTAATAGAAGAAATAGGGTAGGAAAAGAAAGATAAAAGGAAAGTGGATTTAAAAACCAACTCCCTATAAAAAATATTAGAGATGTTCCTATGATAAAAATCACTGCCATAAGATCCGAAATCTGACCGCTTGGGATCTCCCTGTTTGCTGTTCTCGGATTTTTAGCATCTATCTTACGATCCGCCCATCTATTAAATCCCATGGCGGCACTTCTTGCTCCCACCATACAGACCAAGATCCAAAACAATTTTTGCCCAATTACAAGAAGTGAAAGACTTGGCTCTTGCAAGATCGCGAGTACGAATGCGATCCCTGCAAATGGAAGAGCGAATAAAGTATGGGAGAATTTTATAAAACGACCGTATTTGCCTACGGCGGCAAGAGTGTTGGAAGCCATCAGAGGAAGTCTTATAGAATACTGTTAGTTAGAAAGCAGATTTTTTAGAACCAAAACGAAAATGGATGATTTTTTGACCTCCAGAAGAAATCCTCGTATCTATGATCCAAAACACGGATACCAAGCCAAATCCAAACGTTTCTTCTGAGGAAATTGATTCTCTATTAACAGAGATAGTATCTTCTAATGAACTACATTTCAAATGGTTAAATACTCTTTCTCTTTTGGAGCATATCGGCTCTCGTAAAATTCATACTAGCCAAACCGGGGCCTTGCTCTCCGAAATGGTTTTAAGGCATGCTTCGGAAGAAGCAAGACATGCCGCTTATTTTAAAAAATTGGCATTAAAAGTAAAACCTGAAGGCACTCAAACTTTCGAAAAGGATTCTTTACTTTGCGGATTTTCTGCAGTTTCCTATTTCCAAAAATTAGATTTTTCAGTAGAGAGATCTTTTGGTGGGGAAAACCTTCCAAAGCACACTAAATCATTTTTATGCTATTTATATGTTACAAAATTAATAGAAGAAAGAGCAGGTTTGGTGTATGAAACCTATGACCAAATCTTGGACCAAAAGAATATAGGAATTTCCGTAAAAGGTATCATCAAGGAAGAAGAATCACATCTTTCCGAAATGGATTCTCAGCTCTCCAAAATGGATCCTAAATTCGAGTCCAGAACATTGGAATTTAGAGAAAAAGAACAA encodes the following:
- a CDS encoding helix-turn-helix transcriptional regulator, with the translated sequence MGKEFYIWPDLALYCGESFSTVRHSHFFSQICCTLNEGTVRLQGSNGEWREYETVFVPSRVSHRTEQTSEKFIIILIDPLGPGEGIFQNPKIPKGEPGLDIGDKISVQEIRNSFKERNPALIRKRILELLDSMKSTKSKKGMDPRIQNSFSKISEEDSSLTEIAKGLRLSQSRFRHLFREETGITFSEYRIWTKIRKAILYLSTHPQLVQAALEGGFSDQAHFTRIFKNSFGLRPSDFFQKEENFAPRFFPD
- a CDS encoding DUF3703 domain-containing protein, whose translation is MNWIMPKDWKIRYKNELDLSTKYKEEGNLKEAWKYLERAHLIGQYYPIPHTEIHFRMLLFAIEQKNKKEILGQLVRVSFGWLGSWLNRIPVGNTGGANVPIFQPMPIPGDLLDILSDADQTSKSLSGLKKK
- a CDS encoding UbiX family flavin prenyltransferase, with protein sequence MSEEKPLRLVFAMAGASGSIYAARFIKALMEIPGETWFVPSPASIRVFKEEYETNVQTGEDVLEFVRKKWNPKQIHKFHLRKFEDIGADIASGSNIWDGMVVLPCSMKTVAAIRTGITENLIERAVDVTLKERRKLILVPRETPYNRIHLENMLALHDAGAIIAPASPGFYQMPKSLEDLGDFMATRIFRLLGREIDLYPRWSP
- a CDS encoding UbiA-like polyprenyltransferase yields the protein MASNTLAAVGKYGRFIKFSHTLFALPFAGIAFVLAILQEPSLSLLVIGQKLFWILVCMVGARSAAMGFNRWADRKIDAKNPRTANREIPSGQISDLMAVIFIIGTSLIFFIGSWFLNPLSFYLSFPTLFLLLTYSYTKRFTFLCHFYLGLTIGLAPLATWIAIREEFSWIAGFWTLGLAFNLAGFDILYALQDREFDKKEGLHSVPARFGEKNSFIISRISHILSISFLTIAAWYAGFNGAFWVFLAFVAYLLFREQKIASENKDGNFPPSFYQIHSWISLVIFLGILAETGLSLVSLFSRI